From one Halosimplex rubrum genomic stretch:
- the fen gene encoding flap endonuclease-1, which translates to MGNADLRDLAAIDEVPFDDLSGSVVAVDAHNWLYRYLTTTVRWTNDSIYTTADGEEVANLVGVVQGLPKFFEHDITPVFVFDGSVVSLKDDEVEQRREEREKREEQLEQAREEGDAIAVARLESQTQRLTETILSTTREVLELLDVPVIEAPAEGEAQATHMAREGAVDYVGTEDYDALLLGAPLTLRQLTSKGDPELMDFEATLDDHGITWEQLVDAAILMGTDFNEGVSGYGPKTAVTAVREHGDIWTVFEAEDVYVENADRIRDLFLNPAVTDDYDLDREVEPDLEAARAFVCEEWEVAAEEVERGFERIEQSVVQTGLDRWT; encoded by the coding sequence ATGGGAAACGCAGACCTCCGGGACCTGGCCGCCATCGACGAGGTGCCGTTCGACGACCTGTCGGGGTCGGTCGTCGCCGTCGACGCGCACAACTGGCTCTACCGGTACCTGACGACGACCGTCCGCTGGACGAACGACTCGATATACACGACCGCCGACGGCGAGGAGGTCGCGAACCTCGTCGGCGTCGTCCAGGGGCTCCCGAAGTTCTTCGAACACGACATCACGCCCGTGTTCGTCTTCGACGGGAGCGTCGTCTCGCTCAAGGACGACGAGGTCGAGCAGCGCCGGGAGGAACGCGAGAAGCGGGAGGAACAGCTGGAACAGGCCCGCGAGGAGGGGGACGCGATCGCCGTCGCGCGACTGGAGTCCCAGACTCAGCGGCTCACCGAGACGATCCTCTCGACCACCCGCGAGGTGCTCGAACTGCTCGACGTGCCGGTTATCGAGGCGCCTGCGGAGGGGGAGGCCCAGGCGACGCACATGGCTCGCGAGGGTGCGGTCGACTACGTCGGCACGGAGGACTACGACGCGCTCCTGCTGGGGGCGCCGCTGACGCTGCGCCAGCTCACCAGCAAGGGCGACCCGGAGCTGATGGACTTCGAGGCCACCCTCGACGACCACGGGATCACCTGGGAGCAACTGGTCGACGCCGCGATCCTGATGGGGACCGACTTCAACGAGGGCGTCTCGGGGTACGGGCCCAAGACCGCCGTCACGGCGGTCCGCGAACACGGCGACATCTGGACGGTCTTCGAGGCCGAGGACGTGTACGTCGAGAACGCCGACCGCATCCGTGACCTGTTCCTGAACCCCGCCGTCACCGACGACTACGACCTCGACCGCGAGGTCGAACCCGACCTCGAAGCGGCGCGAGCCTTCGTCTGCGAGGAGTGGGAGGTCGCCGCCGAGGAGGTCGAACGCGGCTTCGAGCGCATCGAGCAGTCGGTCGTCCAGACCGGCCTCGACCGCTGGACCTGA